The nucleotide sequence GTGGGTGCTCGACACCGGCACCAGGAACCTGGGACCGATTCTCGACCAGCGGGCGGTCAAGCTGGTGGGCATCGACACCCGCACCAATCAGGTCATCAGGACCATCCACTTCCCCGCCGAGGTCGCCCTGAAAAACACCTACCTCAACGACCTGCGGATTGACCTGCGGCAGGGCGCGGGCGGCGTGGCGTACATCACCGACTCGGGGGCCAAGAGCGGCTCGGGGCTGATCGTGGTGGACCTCGCCAGCGGCAAATCGTGGCGCAAGCTGACGGGCGACGAGACCGTTAAGCCCGTGCCTGGCTTCGTGCCCTACGTGGAGGGGCAGGCCCTCTTCCAGCGGCCCAAGGGCGGCCCGGCCACCCACTTGGGCTTCGGGGCCGACTCGCTTGCCATCAGCCCCGACGGCGCCACGCTCTACTACGCGCCCACCGCCTCGCGCCGGCTCTACGCCGTGCCGACCGCCGCGCTGCGTGACCCCAACCTCAGCGACGCCGAGGTGAAAAAGCAGGTGAAGGACCTGGGCGAGAAGGGCGCCGCCGACGGCCTGGCCGAGGACACCGCCGGAAACATCTACATCACCAACTACGAGCAGGGCGCCCTGGTGCGCCGCCTGCCCACCGGCGAACTGCAGACGCTGGCCCGTGACCCCCGCCTGATCTGGCCCGACACGCTGGCGATTCAGGGCGGCTACCTGTATGTCCTCAACGACCAGCTCAACCGGCAGGGCGGCTACCACTTCGGCCGCGACCTGCGCGTGAAGCCCTACACCCTGCTGCGGATGAAGCTGAACGCGAAGCCGGTGCTGCTGAAGTAGGCGGCGCGGTCCGTATTCGCCCCGGCTCTCCCACCCAGGCCGGGGCGCTTCGTTATACGGATTCCGATTGAATCTGGTAGTTTCAGATTCAATCCGACTTGCAAAGCTGCGCAGCAGAGCGGATGCGAGTAGGAAAAAATACGGATTCTGCGATATGGATGCACAGGCGGCGCCTTCCCAACTGTACAGGCCCGACTGTGCAGGAATTAAGCGGAATCCGTATTATTCCGGGTCCTCATCCCACCCCGGCTCCCAGCGCCCGCCGAGGCCCACCCACGCGCTCAGCAGGTCTTCGGGGACGGCGGCGTGCAGGCGCAGCGTCTCGCCGCTCACCGGGTGCGGCACCTCCAGAAACTGCGCGTGCAGCGCGTGCCGGGTCATGATTTCGCTCGCCCGCCCGTACACGGCGTCACCCAGAATCGGGCTGCCGAGGTGCGCGAGGTGCACGCGAATCTGGTGGGTGCGTCCGGTACGCGGCTGGGCGCGGACAAGGGCCAGCGTGCGTCCGTGCCCGTCGGGGTGGGCCTCGAGCGGGGTGAAAAGCGTCTGCGCTTCCCGCGCTCCCGCCCCGCCCACCGTCATGCGCTGGCGCTGGACCGGGTGCCGGCCGATGGGGGCGTCCACCTGCACGGGGCGCTCGGCTTTCCACTGCCCCGCTGCAATCGCCAGATAGGTCTTTTTCGTTTCGCGGTCTTTGAAGGCGGCGGCGAGGCGGGCGTGCGCGGCCACCGTCTTGGCGACCACGATGACGCCGCTGGTGTCCTTGTCGAGGCGGTGGACGATGCCGGGGCGGTAGCCGCCCTCGGTGTCGAAGTCTTCCTGTTCGGGCAGCCGCATGCGCCCCAGCAGCGCGTTGACCAGCGTGCCGGAGGTGAGGCCGGGGGCGGGGTGCGTGACCATGCCCGGCGGCTTGTTCACGGCAATCAGGTGTTCGTCCTCGAACAGCACGTCCAGCGGCACCTGCTCGGCCTCGACATGGGCGGAAGCCGGGGCGGGGGGAGCAACCCGCAGCGTTTCGCCGCCGCGCAGCTTCTGGCTGGCCTTGCCCGCCGGGGCGCCGTCGATTTCGACCCGTCCGGCCTCGATCCACGCCGCCACCTGCGAGCGGCTGACCCCGCTGAGGGCAGACACCACCGCGTCGAGGCGTCCGGGTTCGGCGGTGAAGGTCAGCGGGGCAGGCACTTCGGGCATGGGGGCGAGTGTACTCGACACGGGGCCATGTTCCCCCCAACGTGACAGGCAACCCTTTCGGCACGCCTTCCGTATTCGGAGCATGACCAAGACGTTCGTGCTGCCTCTGCTCGCCGCCCTGCCTGCGCTGCTGGTGTCGTGCCGCGACGACGTGGACATCAGCCGCTACCAGCGCATGCAGTTCAATTCCTACCAGGAGTGCGCCGCGTACTACCGGGCGCAGATTCAGCAAGGCCTGCAAAACCCCTGTGCCCGCAGCAGTTCCGTGTCCGGCAGCGGCGCTTCTTTCATGTACTACGGCCCCTACTACTACAACCAGAGCGGCACCCAGCGCTACGTCGGCTACGACGCCAGCGGCAACCCCGCGCCTACCGGCCTGAGCTACGACAGCAAGCGCGGCAGCTACGGCTCGTTCAAGGCCGGTGGCACCCGTCGGGGCGGCCTGACCTCCAGCGCCCGCAGCGGCGGCTTCGGGGGCTGAGGTGCGGCGCCTGACTTTCGCTCCGCGCCCGAACTGGGAAGCCCGGCTTCAGGCGGTCGGCATGACGTGGTACGCGCCTGCCCCCGAACACCCGGTGCCCTACTGGGGCGAGGAGGCCTGCTACGCCTTCACGCCGGGGCAGGTGGCCGACCTGCGGCGCGACTCGCAACTCCTGACCGACCTGATTCTGGAGGCGACGGGGTACGCCATCGAGCGGGGGCGGCTGGCCGAACTGGGGATTCCGGCCTTCCTGCACTCGGCCATCCGCGAGTCGTGGGAGCGCGACGACCCCACCGTGTACATGCGGCTCGACCTC is from Deinococcus wulumuqiensis R12 and encodes:
- a CDS encoding L-dopachrome tautomerase-related protein, with the protein product MKIKLTAYLTSLALLSSAAVALPRALPSAPVSQAAGKLEVVHRFYGHMPIGVTVNSQGRMFVSYPNWEDDVPFSIAEIKGGREVPYPNRAINTRDLSKPDTTFIGVQGLLVDARDRLWVLDTGTRNLGPILDQRAVKLVGIDTRTNQVIRTIHFPAEVALKNTYLNDLRIDLRQGAGGVAYITDSGAKSGSGLIVVDLASGKSWRKLTGDETVKPVPGFVPYVEGQALFQRPKGGPATHLGFGADSLAISPDGATLYYAPTASRRLYAVPTAALRDPNLSDAEVKKQVKDLGEKGAADGLAEDTAGNIYITNYEQGALVRRLPTGELQTLARDPRLIWPDTLAIQGGYLYVLNDQLNRQGGYHFGRDLRVKPYTLLRMKLNAKPVLLK
- a CDS encoding RluA family pseudouridine synthase codes for the protein MPEVPAPLTFTAEPGRLDAVVSALSGVSRSQVAAWIEAGRVEIDGAPAGKASQKLRGGETLRVAPPAPASAHVEAEQVPLDVLFEDEHLIAVNKPPGMVTHPAPGLTSGTLVNALLGRMRLPEQEDFDTEGGYRPGIVHRLDKDTSGVIVVAKTVAAHARLAAAFKDRETKKTYLAIAAGQWKAERPVQVDAPIGRHPVQRQRMTVGGAGAREAQTLFTPLEAHPDGHGRTLALVRAQPRTGRTHQIRVHLAHLGSPILGDAVYGRASEIMTRHALHAQFLEVPHPVSGETLRLHAAVPEDLLSAWVGLGGRWEPGWDEDPE